In one window of Ruminococcus hominis DNA:
- a CDS encoding transglycosylase domain-containing protein has translation MNYGKNNLTRRKKSISSKKKMKKKRVWVRFFKALLICILLLAVIGVAGVGIFTKKIIDNTPTVTPADVKPSAFVTTVVAESDGSVLEEFKQSGSNRIYKNIDEIPVNLAHAFVAIEDERFYQHNGIDLRGIARAAVVGITSGDFSEGASTLTQQLIKNNVFPNFIDEKTFYDRLERKIQEQYLAIAIEKQMSKDEILEAYMNTINLGQGCLGVQAASMRYFGKDVSQLTLSECAVIAGITQNPTEFDPVVYPDNNSKRRNKVLKNMLEQGYITQAEYDEAKADPVYERILPNASITDTTPYSYFNDDLSQQIIKDLMERKAYTETQAYNALYSGGLTITSTQDPAIQQICDEEVANDAVYPVGTEYGLEYAMTIYRADGSVENYSKEMLADYIRNAWGREYPLIYSSPDEAYTAINEYKSTLNIAEGETVDESVDITPQPQVSVVVMEQSTGKVKAIVGGRGQKTSSLSLNRATDSTRQPGSCFKVLSTYAPALDSAKYTLASPLKNAGPYVYSDGSKAENWDKVYPGTSTMRYSIEHSINVAALNTITDIGPQTAYDYLINFGFSTLVNYDNDNFPGMTDVLPSTALGGITRGVYNIELTAAYATIANNGTYIKPILYTKVVDHDGNVLLDNSTPDSHQVIKDSTAALLTSAMQDVINKGTGTAARLDGMPAAGKTGTTEKSNDLWLAAYTPYYTASVWGGYDCNKPMENIYNQYWHEVIWKNIMTRIHAGLPSKDFTMPSSVQQKTICTQTGYLATSSCPSFTEYFAEGTGPTQSCAGHVTSKPADSDKTKKTEDSDEKNDDNDSSSDNNTSSGTNSGSDSSNSNSNTTTTTPGGDSSGGTTSGGDSSGTDSSGQ, from the coding sequence ATGAATTACGGAAAAAACAATCTTACACGGAGGAAAAAGTCGATCTCCTCGAAAAAAAAGATGAAGAAAAAGCGGGTTTGGGTACGTTTTTTTAAAGCTCTCCTTATCTGTATTCTTCTTCTCGCAGTAATTGGTGTTGCAGGCGTCGGCATATTTACCAAGAAGATTATCGATAACACTCCAACAGTAACTCCTGCAGATGTAAAGCCAAGCGCTTTTGTAACCACTGTTGTTGCCGAATCAGATGGTTCTGTTTTGGAAGAATTCAAACAGTCTGGTTCTAACCGAATTTATAAAAATATCGATGAAATTCCGGTTAATCTCGCACATGCTTTTGTAGCAATTGAGGACGAGCGTTTTTATCAGCATAATGGTATTGACTTACGTGGTATCGCACGTGCAGCAGTTGTCGGTATCACATCCGGAGACTTTTCGGAAGGTGCCAGTACACTTACACAGCAGTTGATCAAAAACAATGTATTTCCAAACTTCATAGATGAAAAAACATTTTATGATCGTTTAGAGCGAAAGATACAGGAGCAATATCTTGCAATTGCCATCGAAAAGCAAATGTCAAAGGATGAAATTTTGGAAGCGTATATGAATACGATCAATCTTGGACAAGGTTGTCTTGGTGTTCAGGCTGCTTCGATGCGTTATTTTGGAAAAGATGTTTCACAGCTGACACTTTCTGAATGTGCTGTTATTGCCGGTATCACTCAGAACCCAACCGAGTTTGATCCGGTTGTATATCCTGATAATAATTCGAAACGTCGCAACAAAGTTTTGAAGAATATGTTAGAACAAGGATATATCACTCAGGCTGAATATGACGAAGCAAAAGCCGATCCGGTTTACGAACGCATTTTGCCTAATGCTTCTATAACTGATACAACACCTTATTCTTATTTCAATGATGATTTGTCTCAACAGATTATCAAAGACTTGATGGAACGAAAAGCTTACACAGAGACGCAGGCTTACAACGCTCTTTACAGTGGTGGTCTTACAATTACTTCTACTCAGGATCCTGCAATCCAGCAGATTTGTGATGAAGAAGTTGCCAATGATGCTGTTTATCCTGTTGGAACTGAATATGGTCTGGAATACGCAATGACAATTTATCGTGCTGACGGCTCTGTTGAAAACTATAGTAAAGAGATGCTTGCTGATTATATTCGAAATGCGTGGGGACGTGAATATCCACTTATTTATTCTTCACCGGATGAAGCTTATACTGCTATCAATGAATACAAATCAACATTGAACATTGCTGAAGGCGAAACTGTTGATGAAAGTGTTGATATCACTCCACAGCCACAGGTTTCTGTCGTAGTTATGGAGCAATCTACCGGAAAAGTAAAAGCAATAGTCGGCGGCCGAGGTCAAAAAACATCCAGTCTTTCATTGAATCGTGCAACCGATTCAACCAGACAGCCTGGTTCATGTTTTAAAGTATTATCCACATATGCTCCGGCATTGGATTCAGCCAAATATACACTAGCTTCTCCACTTAAGAATGCTGGTCCTTATGTGTATTCAGACGGCTCGAAAGCTGAAAACTGGGACAAAGTATATCCGGGAACTTCTACAATGCGCTACTCTATCGAACACTCGATCAACGTTGCCGCATTAAATACAATTACAGACATCGGTCCACAGACAGCTTATGATTATTTGATTAACTTTGGATTTTCTACTCTGGTAAATTATGACAACGATAACTTCCCTGGAATGACGGATGTTCTGCCTTCTACAGCTTTAGGTGGTATTACACGTGGTGTATATAACATTGAGTTAACAGCTGCATATGCAACAATTGCAAACAATGGAACTTATATCAAACCAATTTTATATACAAAGGTTGTCGATCATGATGGAAATGTTCTGCTGGATAACAGCACTCCTGATTCACATCAGGTAATCAAGGATTCTACTGCTGCTTTACTGACAAGTGCAATGCAGGATGTAATCAATAAAGGTACCGGTACTGCTGCTCGTCTGGATGGTATGCCAGCTGCAGGAAAGACAGGTACAACTGAAAAAAGTAATGACTTATGGCTTGCTGCTTATACTCCTTATTATACCGCTTCTGTATGGGGTGGATACGACTGTAACAAACCAATGGAAAATATTTATAATCAGTATTGGCATGAAGTAATTTGGAAGAACATTATGACAAGAATTCATGCAGGACTTCCTTCTAAGGACTTTACGATGCCATCTTCTGTTCAACAGAAAACGATTTGTACACAGACAGGATATTTGGCAACTTCAAGTTGTCCGTCATTCACTGAATATTTTGCAGAAGGAACCGGTCCGACTCAGAGCTGTGCCGGTCACGTAACATCAAAACCAGCTGATTCGGATAAGACAAAGAAAACAGAGGACTCGGATGAGAAAAACGATGATAATGACAGTTCATCAGACAATAATACATCATCCGGCACTAATTCAGGTAGTGATTCTTCCAATAGTAATAGTAATACTACAACTACCACTCCTGGTGGTGATTCTAGCGGAGGTACAACCTCTGGCGGTGATAGTTCAGGAACTGATAGTTCAGGTCAGTAA
- the hprK gene encoding HPr(Ser) kinase/phosphatase — protein sequence MGHGVKLSELAEKMELKNLTPTVELKGKEVSIPEVNRPALQLSGFFDHFDSDRVQIIGYVEYTYLQTLDYERKIKIYDELVTYKVPCIVFSRNLEPDKELIEKAAKQDIPIFQTEKQTSGFMAELIRWMNVKLAPCISIHGVLVDVYGVGVLIMGESGIGKSEAALELIKRGHRLVTDDVVEIRKVSDETLVGSAPDITRHFIELRGIGIVDVKSMFGVQSVRETQNIDLVITLEDWSREKEYDRLGLEESYTEFLGNKVVCHNIPIRPGRNLAIIVESAAVNHRQKQMGYNAAQELYKRVQENLAKNR from the coding sequence ATGGGACATGGTGTGAAATTAAGTGAATTAGCAGAAAAAATGGAATTAAAAAATCTGACACCAACAGTTGAGTTGAAAGGAAAAGAGGTAAGTATTCCGGAGGTAAACAGACCGGCATTACAGCTATCAGGTTTCTTTGATCATTTTGATTCAGATCGTGTGCAGATTATCGGATACGTGGAATACACTTATTTGCAGACTTTAGATTATGAAAGAAAGATAAAAATATACGATGAATTGGTGACATATAAAGTTCCTTGTATTGTATTTAGCAGAAATCTGGAGCCGGATAAGGAACTTATCGAGAAAGCAGCGAAACAGGATATTCCGATTTTTCAGACAGAAAAACAGACATCTGGATTTATGGCAGAATTGATTCGTTGGATGAACGTAAAACTTGCGCCATGTATTTCTATTCATGGAGTATTAGTGGATGTTTATGGTGTTGGTGTTTTGATTATGGGTGAGAGTGGCATAGGAAAAAGTGAGGCCGCTTTGGAACTGATCAAACGTGGACATCGTCTTGTGACAGATGATGTGGTGGAGATTCGTAAAGTAAGTGATGAGACACTTGTAGGTTCAGCACCGGATATTACAAGACATTTTATCGAGCTTCGAGGTATTGGTATCGTGGATGTAAAATCTATGTTTGGTGTTCAAAGTGTACGTGAAACGCAGAATATTGATTTGGTTATTACTTTGGAAGACTGGAGCAGAGAAAAAGAATATGATCGTTTAGGACTTGAAGAAAGTTATACAGAATTCCTTGGAAATAAAGTGGTATGCCATAATATTCCAATCCGTCCGGGACGTAATCTTGCCATTATAGTAGAATCAGCAGCTGTCAACCATAGACAAAAACAGATGGGATATAACGCAGCTCAGGAATTATATAAGAGAGTACAGGAGAATCTTGCAAAGAACAGATAA
- the uvrC gene encoding excinuclease ABC subunit UvrC — protein MQEQNFNIEEELKKLPGKPGVYLMHDEKDHIIYVGKAISLKNRVRQYFQSSRNKSVKIEQMVTHIRRFEYIVTDSELEALVLECNLIKEHHPKYNTMLMDDKAYPFIKVTTNEPYPRVMLARKMLKDKAKYFGPFTSSQAVRDTIELLHKLYHIRSCNRSLPKDIGKERPCLNYHIKQCDAPCQGYISQEEYGKSIAEVLRFLGGNYAPIQKELEEKMLKASEEMEFEKAIEYRELLNSVNKIAQKQKITDSSWEDRDILAVATDKEDAVVQVFFIRGGRLIGRDHFYLKIQQDELKANIIDSFIKQYYAGTPFIPSVLMVQEVLEDSSLLEEWLSAKRGAKVSILVPKKGTKEKMVELAENNAKMVLTKDKERLKREEGRTIGAVKEIEKLIGVQDIYRMEAYDISNTNGFESVGSMVVYERGKPKKNDYRKFKIKGVKGADDYASMREVLTRRFMHGLKEKEESKEVGGFTVFPDLILMDGGRGQVNIALEVLDALHLNIPVCGMVKDDHHRTRGLYFQNEEITIDRSSEAFRLITRIQDEAHRFAIEYHKQLRGKGQVHSILDDIEGIGPSRRKSLMREFVSLEAIKAATVEELARIPSMNEKAAESVYKFFH, from the coding sequence ATGCAGGAACAGAATTTTAATATAGAGGAAGAATTAAAGAAATTACCTGGAAAGCCTGGCGTCTATTTGATGCATGATGAAAAGGATCACATTATATATGTGGGAAAAGCCATCAGTCTGAAAAATCGTGTTCGTCAATATTTTCAAAGCAGCCGAAATAAAAGTGTGAAAATTGAACAAATGGTTACGCATATTCGTAGATTTGAATATATCGTAACGGATTCTGAATTGGAAGCGCTGGTTTTAGAGTGTAATTTGATTAAAGAACATCATCCAAAATATAATACGATGCTGATGGATGATAAGGCATATCCATTTATAAAGGTTACAACAAACGAACCCTATCCAAGAGTTATGCTGGCACGGAAGATGTTGAAAGATAAAGCAAAGTATTTTGGACCATTTACAAGCAGTCAGGCGGTAAGAGATACAATTGAATTATTGCATAAGCTATATCATATACGAAGCTGTAATAGAAGCCTTCCAAAGGATATAGGAAAAGAAAGACCTTGCTTAAATTATCATATTAAACAATGCGATGCACCTTGTCAGGGGTATATATCACAAGAAGAATACGGAAAATCAATAGCGGAAGTGTTACGCTTTTTGGGAGGAAATTATGCACCGATTCAAAAAGAGCTGGAAGAGAAAATGCTTAAGGCATCAGAAGAAATGGAATTTGAGAAAGCAATAGAATACAGAGAATTATTGAATAGTGTGAATAAAATTGCACAGAAACAAAAGATTACGGACAGCAGTTGGGAGGATAGAGATATTCTGGCTGTGGCAACGGATAAGGAAGATGCCGTTGTGCAAGTCTTTTTTATACGTGGCGGACGACTGATCGGACGTGATCACTTTTATTTAAAAATTCAGCAGGATGAATTAAAAGCAAATATTATAGATAGTTTTATCAAGCAGTATTATGCAGGAACGCCATTTATTCCAAGTGTTTTAATGGTTCAGGAAGTGCTGGAGGATAGTAGTTTACTTGAAGAGTGGCTTTCTGCAAAGCGTGGTGCTAAGGTGTCTATTCTTGTCCCTAAAAAAGGAACCAAGGAAAAAATGGTGGAACTCGCAGAAAATAATGCAAAAATGGTTCTTACGAAAGATAAGGAACGTCTTAAAAGAGAAGAAGGACGGACAATCGGTGCCGTAAAGGAAATCGAAAAATTAATTGGAGTGCAGGATATATATCGTATGGAAGCATATGATATTTCAAATACAAATGGGTTTGAATCGGTAGGCTCAATGGTTGTTTATGAACGTGGGAAACCAAAGAAGAATGATTATCGTAAGTTCAAGATTAAAGGTGTAAAAGGTGCAGATGATTATGCAAGTATGCGAGAGGTTTTGACAAGAAGATTTATGCATGGACTGAAAGAAAAAGAAGAAAGTAAAGAGGTAGGCGGGTTCACAGTATTTCCAGATTTAATCTTAATGGATGGAGGAAGAGGACAGGTAAATATTGCGTTGGAGGTTTTAGATGCACTTCATTTGAATATCCCGGTTTGTGGAATGGTCAAAGATGATCATCATAGAACAAGAGGACTCTATTTTCAAAATGAAGAGATTACAATTGATCGTTCTTCAGAAGCATTTCGTTTGATTACGCGAATTCAAGATGAGGCACATCGATTTGCAATCGAATATCATAAACAATTGAGAGGAAAAGGACAGGTACATTCAATATTAGATGATATTGAAGGAATCGGACCTTCAAGAAGAAAGAGTTTAATGCGAGAATTTGTCAGCCTGGAGGCAATTAAAGCTGCTACAGTTGAAGAATTAGCTCGAATACCATCAATGAATGAAAAGGCAGCAGAATCTGTATACAAATTTTTTCATTAG
- the ftsH gene encoding ATP-dependent zinc metalloprotease FtsH: protein MDNQNNNNKPRNNRQGWSVIIITTLLAIFVVMGLYSLMQDKNPQEISYYKFLKMVDDGKVDKVKISSSRIYITLKDGVSVKEELDDDDTTQNSTESATTENSTLQEAQDLADDLAKQLGVSESDMESTKEPDYYTGIVNDDSLPERLYNAGVDYEQEIPDTMSSIIFEMFVTVILPIVLLMILFNFLMKRMTKGGGMMGIGKSNAKVYVEKETGVTFQDVAGEDEAKESLQEVVDFLHNPGKYTGIGAKLPKGALLVGPPGTGKTLLAKAVAGEAKVPFFSLSGSAFVEMYVGVGASRVRDLFKQAQQMAPCIVFIDEIDAIGKSRDTAMGGGNDEREQTLNQLLAEMDGFDTNKGLLLLAATNRPEVLDPALLRPGRFDRRIIVDKPDLKGRVEILKVHSKDVKMDETVDLEAIALATSGAVGSDLANMINEAAINAVKHGRQVVSQKDLFEAVEVVLVGKEKKDRIMSNEERRIVSYHEVGHALVSALQKDAEPVQKITIVPRTMGALGYVMQTPEEEKFLNTKKELEAMLVGALAGRAAEEIVFDTVTTGASNDIEQATKIARAMITQYGMSEKFGLIGLESVQHRYLDGRAVMNCGEATAAEIDKEVMEMLKKAYDEAKSLLTENREVLDKIAAFLIEKETITGKEFMKIFREVKGIPEPDESQEKKEDRIVMKPTEDAEVDNTDETEDAEA, encoded by the coding sequence ATGGATAATCAAAATAATAACAATAAGCCTAGAAATAACCGGCAGGGATGGAGTGTGATCATAATTACCACCTTACTGGCTATTTTTGTTGTAATGGGGCTGTATTCATTGATGCAGGATAAGAATCCGCAGGAAATCAGCTATTATAAATTTCTGAAAATGGTAGATGATGGAAAAGTTGATAAAGTTAAGATCAGTTCATCAAGAATTTATATTACATTAAAAGATGGCGTATCAGTAAAAGAAGAACTGGACGACGACGATACTACGCAGAATTCAACTGAGTCTGCGACAACTGAGAACAGTACATTACAGGAAGCACAAGACTTGGCAGATGATCTGGCAAAGCAGCTTGGTGTTTCAGAAAGTGATATGGAGAGCACAAAAGAACCGGATTATTATACGGGGATAGTGAATGATGATTCACTGCCAGAACGTTTGTATAATGCCGGGGTAGACTATGAGCAGGAAATTCCTGATACAATGTCTTCTATCATATTTGAAATGTTTGTAACAGTAATTCTTCCAATTGTATTACTTATGATATTGTTTAATTTCCTTATGAAACGCATGACCAAAGGTGGCGGTATGATGGGAATAGGAAAGAGCAATGCGAAAGTATATGTGGAGAAAGAAACCGGAGTGACATTCCAGGATGTTGCAGGTGAAGATGAAGCAAAAGAGTCTTTGCAGGAGGTAGTTGATTTCCTGCATAACCCGGGTAAATATACAGGTATCGGAGCAAAACTTCCAAAAGGAGCATTACTTGTAGGCCCTCCGGGAACAGGTAAGACTTTGCTTGCCAAGGCTGTTGCTGGAGAGGCAAAGGTTCCATTTTTCTCGTTATCGGGTTCTGCATTTGTGGAGATGTATGTTGGTGTAGGAGCATCCAGAGTACGAGATTTATTTAAACAGGCTCAGCAGATGGCACCATGTATTGTGTTTATTGATGAGATTGATGCGATTGGTAAAAGCCGTGATACAGCTATGGGCGGCGGTAATGATGAACGAGAGCAGACATTGAATCAGCTTTTGGCGGAGATGGATGGATTTGATACAAATAAAGGTCTTTTGCTTTTAGCAGCAACAAATAGACCGGAAGTGCTGGATCCGGCACTTTTAAGACCAGGACGTTTCGACAGAAGAATCATTGTTGATAAACCGGATTTGAAAGGCCGTGTGGAGATTTTAAAAGTACATTCAAAAGATGTTAAGATGGATGAGACTGTTGATTTGGAAGCAATTGCATTGGCTACATCAGGAGCGGTTGGTTCAGATCTTGCTAATATGATCAATGAAGCTGCGATCAATGCAGTTAAGCATGGACGTCAGGTTGTAAGTCAGAAAGATTTATTTGAGGCAGTTGAAGTAGTTCTGGTTGGAAAAGAGAAAAAAGACAGAATTATGAGCAACGAGGAACGCCGAATTGTTTCATATCACGAAGTCGGACATGCGTTGGTGAGTGCTCTTCAAAAAGATGCAGAGCCGGTTCAGAAAATTACAATCGTGCCTAGAACAATGGGGGCTCTTGGATATGTAATGCAAACACCGGAAGAAGAGAAATTCTTGAATACAAAGAAAGAATTAGAGGCAATGCTTGTAGGGGCATTGGCAGGTCGTGCGGCAGAGGAAATTGTTTTCGATACTGTTACAACAGGAGCATCTAATGATATAGAGCAGGCTACAAAGATTGCAAGAGCAATGATCACGCAGTATGGTATGTCTGAAAAGTTTGGCTTGATTGGTCTGGAATCCGTGCAGCACAGATATTTGGATGGTCGTGCGGTCATGAATTGTGGGGAAGCAACGGCTGCAGAGATAGATAAAGAAGTTATGGAGATGCTGAAGAAAGCTTATGATGAGGCAAAATCATTGTTGACCGAGAACAGAGAAGTTTTGGATAAAATCGCAGCATTCTTGATTGAGAAAGAAACCATCACAGGAAAAGAATTTATGAAGATTTTCCGTGAAGTGAAGGGAATCCCTGAACCAGATGAGTCACAAGAAAAGAAAGAAGACAGAATTGTGATGAAACCGACAGAAGATGCAGAAGTTGATAATACAGATGAGACAGAAGATGCAGAAGCTTAA
- a CDS encoding DUF1846 domain-containing protein, protein MKIGFDNEKYLKMQSEHIRQRIEQFDHKLYLEFGGKLFDDYHASRVLPGFQPDSKLQMLKQLSSQAEIIIVISAKDIEKNKVRGDLGITYDSDVLRLMDSFHDNGLYVGSVVITQFSGQESALMFRNRLEKLNIKVYMHYNIPGYPSNVAQIVSDEGYGKNDYIETTRPLVIITAPGPGSGKMATCLSQLYHEHKRGIHAGYAKFETFPIWNLPLSHPVNLAYEAATADLNDINMIDPYHLEAYGETTVNYNRDVEIFPVLNTIFHKIYGKSPYKSPTDMGVNMAGNCICDDEACREASRQEIIRRYYEAKNAILKGTCSEETIQKLELLMSQVDVTVQDRPVVAAAMSRAEETNGPAASLELPDGKIVTGKTSALLGASAALLLNAIKELAGLDHELQIISPESIEPIQKLKTEYLRSQNPRLHTDEVLIALSASAASRKDAALALQQLPKLRGCQAHTSVMLSNVDIKIFKKLGVQLTCEAVYENGHVYH, encoded by the coding sequence ATGAAAATAGGTTTTGATAATGAAAAGTATCTAAAAATGCAGTCCGAACATATTCGTCAAAGAATTGAACAGTTTGATCATAAATTGTATCTTGAATTTGGCGGTAAACTTTTTGACGACTATCATGCATCCAGAGTTCTTCCGGGATTTCAGCCGGACAGTAAACTTCAGATGCTGAAGCAATTAAGTTCTCAGGCGGAAATCATCATTGTAATCAGCGCTAAAGATATCGAAAAAAATAAAGTGCGTGGTGATCTGGGGATCACTTACGATTCCGATGTTCTTCGTCTTATGGATTCTTTCCATGATAATGGACTTTACGTAGGCAGTGTCGTAATCACTCAATTTTCCGGTCAGGAAAGTGCACTGATGTTTAGAAACCGTTTGGAAAAACTCAACATTAAAGTTTATATGCACTACAATATCCCTGGTTATCCTTCCAATGTGGCACAGATTGTCAGTGATGAAGGCTATGGAAAAAATGATTATATTGAAACAACCAGACCTCTGGTCATTATTACTGCACCAGGTCCTGGAAGCGGTAAGATGGCAACTTGTCTGTCTCAGTTATATCATGAGCATAAAAGAGGAATTCATGCAGGATATGCCAAATTTGAAACATTCCCTATCTGGAATCTTCCATTAAGCCATCCTGTTAATCTTGCTTATGAAGCTGCAACTGCCGATTTAAATGATATCAACATGATTGATCCATACCATTTAGAAGCATACGGGGAAACAACCGTAAATTACAACCGTGATGTAGAGATTTTCCCTGTACTCAATACTATTTTCCATAAAATTTATGGAAAGAGCCCTTACAAATCTCCTACTGACATGGGAGTCAACATGGCTGGAAATTGTATTTGTGATGATGAGGCATGCCGCGAAGCATCACGTCAGGAAATTATTCGTCGCTACTATGAAGCAAAGAACGCGATTTTAAAAGGAACCTGTTCTGAAGAGACAATACAAAAGCTGGAACTTCTTATGAGTCAGGTAGACGTAACAGTTCAGGATCGCCCTGTTGTTGCAGCAGCAATGAGCCGTGCCGAAGAGACAAATGGTCCTGCTGCTTCTCTTGAACTTCCTGATGGTAAAATCGTAACCGGTAAGACATCTGCTCTCCTTGGTGCGTCCGCTGCACTTTTGCTTAACGCAATCAAGGAACTCGCTGGTCTGGACCATGAACTCCAGATTATTTCACCAGAGTCTATCGAACCGATTCAAAAGCTTAAGACAGAATACTTAAGAAGCCAGAACCCTCGTCTGCATACAGATGAAGTATTGATTGCACTTTCTGCGAGTGCTGCTTCAAGAAAGGATGCTGCACTTGCATTACAGCAGCTTCCTAAATTACGTGGATGTCAGGCTCATACTTCTGTTATGTTGTCTAATGTCGACATTAAAATATTTAAAAAATTAGGTGTTCAGCTTACCTGTGAGGCAGTCTATGAGAACGGACATGTCTATCACTAA
- a CDS encoding CTP synthase → MAVKYVFVTGGVVSGLGKGITAASLGRLLKARGYTVTMQKFDPYINIDPGTMNPVQHGEVFVTDDGAETDLDLGHYERFIDENLTKNSNVTTGKIYWSVLQKERRGDFGGGTVQVIPHITNEIKSRFYRNPAATDTEIAIIEVGGTVGDIESQPFLESIRQFQHEKGAENVILIHVTLIPYLRASQEMKTKPTQASVKELQGMGIQPDIIVCRSEYPLDAGMKDKISLFCNLPANHVLQNLDVDYLYEAPLAMEKEHLAQVVCESLHLPCPEPNLKDWTEMVDNLRHPTQEVTVALVGKYIQLHDAYISVVEALKHGGIYSHTTVNIKWVDSETVTSENVEEILGDVSGILVPGGFGDRGIEGKIEAIKYARTHNVPFLGLCLGMQLSIVEFARDVIGYNDAHSMELNPNTTHPVIHIMPDQIGIEDIGGTLRLGSYPCVLKEDSKAYALYGTKDINERHRHRYEVNNDYREVLEENGMMLSGLSPDGRIVEMIEIPSHPWFIATQAHPELKSRPNKPHPLFKGFVEASLKFSNTASGKTLS, encoded by the coding sequence ATGGCAGTAAAATATGTATTTGTCACCGGAGGTGTCGTATCCGGTCTTGGAAAAGGAATCACAGCAGCATCTCTCGGTCGTCTTTTGAAGGCCCGCGGATATACTGTGACAATGCAAAAATTTGATCCTTATATTAATATTGATCCGGGAACAATGAATCCCGTTCAGCACGGAGAAGTCTTCGTAACAGATGATGGTGCTGAAACAGACCTTGACCTTGGACATTATGAACGTTTTATCGATGAGAATCTTACTAAGAACTCGAATGTCACAACAGGTAAAATTTATTGGTCTGTATTACAGAAAGAACGTCGTGGCGATTTCGGTGGAGGTACCGTTCAGGTTATTCCACATATTACAAACGAGATCAAAAGCAGATTTTACCGTAATCCTGCTGCTACAGATACTGAAATCGCGATTATTGAGGTCGGTGGTACTGTCGGAGATATTGAGAGTCAACCATTTCTTGAATCCATCCGTCAGTTTCAACATGAAAAAGGAGCAGAAAATGTTATTCTGATCCACGTTACTTTAATTCCTTACCTGAGAGCATCTCAGGAGATGAAAACAAAACCAACTCAGGCAAGCGTAAAAGAATTGCAGGGAATGGGAATTCAGCCGGACATCATCGTATGCCGCTCTGAATACCCATTGGACGCGGGAATGAAAGACAAAATTTCTTTGTTCTGCAATCTTCCTGCTAATCATGTATTGCAAAACCTTGATGTGGATTACTTATATGAAGCTCCACTTGCTATGGAAAAAGAGCACCTGGCACAGGTTGTCTGCGAATCCCTGCATTTGCCTTGTCCAGAGCCAAATTTAAAAGACTGGACAGAAATGGTAGATAATTTGCGTCATCCGACACAGGAAGTTACTGTTGCACTTGTCGGAAAATACATCCAGCTTCATGATGCTTATATCAGTGTGGTAGAAGCATTAAAGCACGGAGGTATCTATAGTCATACTACTGTAAATATCAAGTGGGTTGATTCTGAAACTGTTACATCTGAAAATGTGGAAGAAATCCTTGGTGATGTAAGCGGTATTTTAGTACCTGGCGGATTTGGAGATCGTGGTATTGAAGGAAAAATCGAAGCAATTAAATATGCCAGAACACATAATGTTCCATTTCTTGGTCTTTGCCTTGGTATGCAGCTTTCTATTGTTGAATTTGCAAGAGACGTTATCGGCTACAATGATGCTCACAGCATGGAATTAAATCCAAATACAACGCATCCTGTCATCCATATTATGCCTGACCAGATTGGTATCGAAGATATCGGAGGAACATTAAGACTCGGATCATACCCTTGCGTACTGAAAGAGGATTCTAAAGCTTATGCATTGTATGGAACAAAAGATATCAACGAACGTCATCGTCATCGTTATGAAGTCAACAACGATTATCGCGAAGTATTGGAAGAGAACGGCATGATGCTTTCAGGTCTTTCTCCTGACGGACGTATTGTAGAGATGATTGAAATTCCATCTCACCCTTGGTTCATTGCAACACAGGCACATCCTGAGTTAAAATCCAGACCAAACAAACCACACCCACTATTCAAGGGATTTGTGGAAGCATCTTTAAAATTTTCAAATACAGCATCAGGAAAGACGCTTTCCTAA